The Halonatronomonas betaini genome includes a region encoding these proteins:
- a CDS encoding diguanylate cyclase domain-containing protein, whose amino-acid sequence MIGENNLHKRALNNISEIVFYLDKDLKIIWANQTAIDYFDKDLTSLKGQKCYEKWGWKDKCDSCPVIRANKSKTAEEGIMKKVNNQIWQMKAIPVFNNSKELDGFIEIASDLKPVKNLQEEQAKYEEIYNAKEYIQVIDEAIKQKRLLEMNKFFVDNADILIFRVSPDGIIKYANQTALDSLGYSEAKLEYLSVDSFIPEDEYIPRDKFWKAIKISGSLTYESNFITKTGDSFPVEITSQYFEYEGNEYEFVFAKDISVRKSYEVIIKELNKVAVEFNQLKNEAEIFKKTIETAKSILKFDLCGIALAKGDRFVPAGVSEKIDFDFLPINHGIIGKAYKNNKSYLNTDIDNNPEAKPTRNTYKSGIVIPMQDVGVFQVVSDKKSAFNQRDLEFAEILIASTQAALERVYHQQKLNYKTFHDSLTDLYNRSFFEEELKRLDTKRQLPLSIIMADLNGLKIINDSYGHEKGDEILIKAAEILKDSLRDEDILARQGGDEFAVLLPKTSSDKLDKIIKRIQAKISLENQKEDLPISIALGSATKESSEQNINDIFKEADDNMYQNKLLESRSSKNSIVQGLLNTLSAKSDETKEHAIRMTGLAFNFGSKLGLSNSELNKLSLLATMHDIGKTSISEEILNKPGSLSDREWEIIKKHSEQGYKIASATSEFSIIAEDILAHHERWDGSGYPRKLAGKDIPELARIISIIDAYDVMTNKRSYNQPMNKGEALEEISYCAGSQFDPELANEFIKMMK is encoded by the coding sequence ATGATTGGAGAAAATAATCTACATAAAAGAGCATTAAATAATATCTCAGAAATAGTATTTTATTTAGATAAAGATTTAAAAATAATCTGGGCCAACCAGACAGCTATCGACTATTTTGATAAAGATTTAACCAGTCTAAAAGGGCAAAAATGTTATGAAAAATGGGGCTGGAAAGATAAATGTGATAGTTGCCCGGTGATCAGAGCCAATAAATCAAAGACAGCAGAAGAAGGGATAATGAAAAAAGTAAATAATCAAATCTGGCAAATGAAAGCAATTCCAGTATTTAATAATTCAAAAGAACTAGATGGTTTTATTGAAATAGCCTCAGACCTTAAACCTGTTAAAAACTTGCAGGAAGAACAGGCTAAATACGAAGAAATCTATAATGCTAAAGAGTATATTCAAGTTATCGATGAAGCTATTAAGCAAAAAAGGCTGCTGGAAATGAATAAGTTCTTTGTTGATAATGCAGATATCTTGATATTTAGGGTATCACCTGATGGCATTATAAAATATGCCAATCAAACTGCCCTTGATAGTTTGGGATATTCAGAAGCAAAACTTGAATATTTATCTGTTGATAGCTTTATTCCAGAGGATGAATATATTCCAAGAGATAAGTTCTGGAAAGCTATTAAAATTAGTGGGAGTTTAACATATGAGAGCAATTTTATCACAAAAACCGGAGATAGTTTTCCTGTGGAGATAACCAGTCAATACTTTGAATATGAAGGTAACGAATATGAATTTGTTTTTGCTAAGGATATCTCAGTTAGAAAAAGTTATGAAGTGATAATAAAAGAACTCAATAAAGTGGCAGTTGAGTTCAATCAACTTAAAAATGAAGCAGAAATTTTTAAAAAAACAATTGAAACTGCAAAAAGTATTTTAAAATTTGATTTATGTGGAATCGCCCTGGCCAAAGGCGATAGATTTGTTCCAGCAGGAGTTTCAGAAAAAATAGATTTCGATTTTTTACCAATAAATCATGGGATTATAGGTAAAGCTTATAAGAACAATAAAAGTTACTTAAATACAGATATAGATAACAATCCTGAGGCAAAACCAACTAGAAACACCTATAAATCTGGCATTGTTATACCAATGCAGGATGTTGGAGTTTTCCAGGTTGTTTCGGACAAAAAATCTGCTTTTAACCAGAGAGACCTTGAGTTTGCTGAAATTTTAATTGCAAGTACTCAGGCAGCTTTAGAAAGAGTTTATCATCAGCAAAAGCTCAATTATAAAACCTTTCATGATAGTTTAACTGATCTATATAACCGAAGTTTTTTTGAAGAAGAGCTAAAAAGACTTGATACAAAAAGACAGTTACCGCTAAGTATCATCATGGCAGATTTAAATGGATTAAAGATCATCAATGACAGCTATGGCCATGAAAAGGGTGATGAAATACTAATAAAAGCTGCTGAAATTTTAAAGGATTCCCTGAGAGACGAGGATATTCTGGCAAGGCAGGGTGGCGATGAATTTGCAGTTTTATTGCCGAAAACCAGCAGTGATAAGCTAGATAAAATTATTAAAAGAATCCAGGCTAAAATATCTTTAGAAAATCAAAAAGAAGATCTACCAATATCTATCGCTCTGGGCTCAGCTACTAAGGAAAGTTCTGAACAGAATATAAATGATATCTTCAAAGAAGCAGATGACAATATGTATCAGAATAAGCTTTTAGAGAGTAGAAGCAGCAAGAATAGTATAGTCCAGGGCCTCTTAAATACATTAAGTGCTAAGAGCGATGAAACTAAAGAACATGCTATTAGAATGACAGGACTGGCCTTTAATTTCGGCAGTAAGCTAGGATTATCTAACTCTGAACTAAATAAATTATCGCTATTAGCTACCATGCATGATATCGGGAAAACTTCAATCTCTGAAGAAATTTTAAATAAACCAGGCAGCTTAAGCGACAGAGAATGGGAGATCATAAAAAAGCATTCAGAGCAGGGCTATAAGATAGCCTCGGCAACATCAGAGTTTTCTATAATAGCAGAAGATATACTGGCCCACCATGAGCGCTGGGATGGCAGCGGTTATCCGAGGAAATTAGCTGGCAAAGATATTCCTGAATTAGCCAGAATAATTTCAATAATAGATGCCTATGATGTTATGACAAACAAAAGAAGTTATAATCAGCCTATGAATAAAGGTGAGGCTCTCGAGGAAATCAGTTACTGTGCTGGTAGTCAATTTGACCCGGAATTAGCAAATGAATTTATCAAAATGATGAAGTAA